A region from the Spea bombifrons isolate aSpeBom1 chromosome 7, aSpeBom1.2.pri, whole genome shotgun sequence genome encodes:
- the HDAC4 gene encoding histone deacetylase 4 isoform X2: protein MPSTVDVSAAVPLQVAPSTLPMDLRLDPQYSITGPDSSAREQQLQQELISLKQKQQIQRQLLIAEFQRQHEQLSRQHEAQLHEHVKQQQELLAMKHQQELLEHQRKLEQHRQEQEMEKQQREQKLIQLKNKEKGKESAVASTEVKMKLQEFVLNKKKALAHRSLNHCMSSDPRFWKTQHSSLDQSPPPQGGVSASYHHPVLGMYDSKDDFPLRKTASEPNLKLRSRLKQKVAERRSSPLLRRKDGPGVGSLKKRPLDVSDSACNSAPGSGPSSPNNSSSNINTENGITGSLGIQAEAALAHRLVTRDGSVTQLPLYTSPSLPNITLGLPATGTSNGGSAQDNERLSLPALQQRLSLFPAAHLTTYLGSEAASSHNPLLKHMVLLEQPNAQSPLVSGLGGLPLHSQSLVSPDRVSPTMHKLRQHRPLGRTQSAPLPQNSHALQHLVIQQQHQQFLEKHKQQFQQQQLHLNKMIPKVNEAPRQHESHPEETEEELREHQGLHEEPYTERLADPDRVVHVKQEREESEDEDSTQEFEQNKLQAEQDLLFRQQTLLLEQQRINQLRNYQASMEAAGLVVQFSGHRPLSRAQSSPASASFPMSVQEAPSKPRFTTGLVYDTLMQKHQCICGNTNSHPEHAGRIQSIWSRLQETGLRSMCECIRGRKATLEELQSVHSEAHALLYGTNPLNRQKLEGSLTSMFVRLPCGGVGVDSDTIWNEVHSSGAARLAVGCVVELSSKVVSGELKNGFAVVRPPGHHAEESTPMGFCYFNSVAIAAKILQQRFRVEKTLILDWDVHHGNGTQQAFYSDPSVLYISVHRYDDGNFFPGSGAPDEVGTGAGVGFNVNVAFTGGLDPPMGDAEYLAAFRTVVMPIAQEFCPEVVLVSAGFDAVEGHPAPLGGYRVSAKCFGYLTKQLMSLAGGRVILALEGGHDLTAICDASEACVSALLGNELEPLPEAVLQQRPNSNAVSSLEKVIQIHSEYWSCFHLISSSVSYSLLEAQKSESEEAETVTAMASLSVGVGQERRTEDEPMDEEPPL, encoded by the exons TTGATGTGAGTGCTGCCGTGCCACTTCAAGTGGCTCCCAGCACTCTCCCCATGGACCTGAGGCTTGACCCCCAGTATTCGATCACAGGGCCGGACTCCAGTGCTAGGGAGCAACAGctgcagcaggagctaatatctTTGAAACAGAAACAACAGATCCAGAGGCAGCTCCTTATAGCGGAGTTTCAAAGGCAACATGAACAACTCTCACGACAACACGAAGCCCAGCTTCATGAGCATGTGAAG CAACAACAGGAGCTCCTGGCTATGAAGCATCAGCAAGAGCTTCTTGAACATCAGAGGAAGCTGGAGCAGCATCGCCAAGAGCAGGAGATGGAGAAACAGCAACGAGAGCAGAAGTTGATTCAGTTgaagaacaaagaaaaaggaaaagaaa GCGCGGTGGCGAGCACTGAAGTCAAAATGAAGTTGCAAGAATTTGTGTTGAATAAAAAGAAAGCTCTTGCCCATCGGAGTCTGAATCACTGCATGTCCAGTGACCCTCGTTTCTG GAAGACCCAACACAGCTCCCTGGATCAGAGTCCACCCCCTCAGGGAGGAGTATCCGCCTCGTACCACCATCCAGTCTTGGGAATGTACGACTCCAAAGATGACTTCCCACTAAGAAAAACAG CATCTGAGCCAAACCTTAAACTGCGCTCTCGACTGAAGCAGAAGGTGGCAGAGCGGAGAAGCAGCCCTCTGCTGCGCAGGAAAGACGGCCCAGGCGTTGGAAGCCTGAAAAAGCGCCCCCTAGATGTGTCGG ACTCTGCGTGTAACAGTGCTCCTGGCTCTGGACCTAGTTCTCCTAACAACAGCTCCAGCAACATCAATACTGAAAATGGCATCACTGGGTCTTTGGGCATCCAGGCAGAG GCAGCGCTGGCTCATAGACTGGTGACCAGGGATGGCTCAGTTACCCAGCTCCCACTGTACACCTCGCCTTCTTTACCTAACATCACGTTGGGACTACCTGCCACTGGTACTTCAAAT GGTGGATCGGCACAGGATAATGAACGTCTCTCTTTGCCAGCACTTCAGCAACGTCTTTCTCTGTTTCCTGCTGCTCATCTCACTACTTACCTTGGGTCAGAAGCTGCAAGTTCCCATAATCCTCTCCTTAAACATATGGTCTTACTAGAACAGCCCAATGCACAGAGCCCTTTGGTGTCAG GTTTGGGGGGTCTCCCGCTTCACTCTCAGTCGCTGGTGTCTCCTGATCGCGTCTCCCCCACCATGCACAAATTGCGTCAGCACCGCCCGTTGGGTCGGACTCAGTCGGCTCCTCTCCCGCAGAACTCCCATGCTTTGCAGCACCTGGTCATTCAACAGCAGCACCAGCAATTCCTAGAGAAGCACAAACAACAATTCCAGCAGCAACAGCTGCACCTCAACAAA ATGATTCCTAAAGTAAATGAGGCTCCACGGCAGCATGAGAGCCACCCTGAGGAGACTGAAGAGGAGCTTCGCGAGCACCAAGGGCTTCATGAAGAGCCGTACACAGAGCGTTTGGCTGATCCAGACCGGGTGGTGCATGTGAagcaggagagagaggagagtgagGATGAAGATAGCACACAGGAGTTTGAGCAAAACAAACTGCAGGCTGAACAAGACCTGCTGTTCCGACAG CAAACTTTGTTACTGGAACAGCAACGGATTAATCAGCTGAGGAACTACCAGGCCTCCATGGAGGCTGCTGGCTTAGTGGTCCAATTCAGTGGGCATAGACCTCTGTCAAGGGCGCAGTCTTCACCGGCTTCTGCTTCCTTCCCTATGTCTGTTCAGGAGGCACCCAGCAAGCCCAGATTTACCACAG gcCTTGTGTATGATACATTGATGCAGAAGCACCAGTGTATATGTGGTAACACAAACAGTCACCCTGAACATGCCGGAAGAATTCAAAGCATTTGGTCAAGGCTGCAAGAGACTGGCCTACGTAGTATGTGTGAG TGTATCAGAGGAAGGAAAGCTACCCTTGAGGAATTGCAGAGTGTTCACTCAGAGGCTCACGCATTGCTATACGGTACCAACCCCCTGAACCGTCAGAAACTAGAGG GTTCTTTGACCTCCATGTTCGTGCGTCTCCCATGTGGTGGTGTTGGG GTTGACAGTGATACTATCTGGAATGAAGTCCACTCCTCTGGGGCGGCGCGGCTGGCTGTTGGCTGTGTTGTAGAACTTTCGTCCAAGGTGGTGTCTGGGGAACTGAAG AACGGTTTTGCTGTGGTCCGTCCTCCTGGTCATCATGCAGAGGAGAGTACACCTAT GGGATTCTGTTACTTCAACTCAGTTGCAATAGCAGCCAAGATCCTTCAGCAGAGATTCCGGGTGGAGAAAACTCTGATTTTGGACTGG GATGTGCACCACGGAAACGGTACCCAGCAGGCCTTTTATTCTGATCCCAGTGTCCTCTACATATCAGTCCACCGCTACGACGATGGCAATTTCTTTCCAGGCAGCGGGGCTCCAGATGAG GTTGGCACCGGAGCTGGTGTGGGTTTTAATGTGAACGTTGCCTTTACTGGTGGCCTAGACCCTCCGATGGGAGATGCTGAGTACTTGGCAGCTTTCAG GACAGTGGTGATGCCCATAGCCCAGGAGTTCTGCCCAGAGGTAGTTCTGGTGTCTGCTGGATTTGATGCAGTGGAAGGACACCCAGCTCCACTTGGAGGTTACAGAGTATCAGCCAAGT GTTTTGGGTATCTAACAAAGCAACTCATGAGTTTGGCAGGAGGCCGTGTCATTTTGGCCCTGGAGGGTGGTCATGACCTTACAGCCATATGTGATGCTTCTGAAGCCTGTGTGTCTGCTTTGCTGGGGAATGAG TTGGAGCCGCTTCCCGAGGCAGTGCTGCAGCAAAGACCCAACAGCAATGCTGTAAGCTCCCTGGAGAAGGTCATCCAGATCCACA GTGAGTACTGGTCCTGTTTCCACCTCATTTCCTCATCCGTTTCCTATTCACTTCTTGAGGCACAGAAGTCTGAGAGCGAAGAGGCAGAGACAGTGACTGCAATGGCATCCCTTTCTGTAGGAGTCGGTCAGGAGAGGAG gactGAAGATGAGCCAATGGATGAAGAACCCCCTCTGTAG
- the HDAC4 gene encoding histone deacetylase 4 isoform X1: MSSQSHPDGISGRDQPVELLTQSRAKHMPSTVDVSAAVPLQVAPSTLPMDLRLDPQYSITGPDSSAREQQLQQELISLKQKQQIQRQLLIAEFQRQHEQLSRQHEAQLHEHVKQQQELLAMKHQQELLEHQRKLEQHRQEQEMEKQQREQKLIQLKNKEKGKESAVASTEVKMKLQEFVLNKKKALAHRSLNHCMSSDPRFWKTQHSSLDQSPPPQGGVSASYHHPVLGMYDSKDDFPLRKTASEPNLKLRSRLKQKVAERRSSPLLRRKDGPGVGSLKKRPLDVSDSACNSAPGSGPSSPNNSSSNINTENGITGSLGIQAEAALAHRLVTRDGSVTQLPLYTSPSLPNITLGLPATGTSNGGSAQDNERLSLPALQQRLSLFPAAHLTTYLGSEAASSHNPLLKHMVLLEQPNAQSPLVSGLGGLPLHSQSLVSPDRVSPTMHKLRQHRPLGRTQSAPLPQNSHALQHLVIQQQHQQFLEKHKQQFQQQQLHLNKMIPKVNEAPRQHESHPEETEEELREHQGLHEEPYTERLADPDRVVHVKQEREESEDEDSTQEFEQNKLQAEQDLLFRQQTLLLEQQRINQLRNYQASMEAAGLVVQFSGHRPLSRAQSSPASASFPMSVQEAPSKPRFTTGLVYDTLMQKHQCICGNTNSHPEHAGRIQSIWSRLQETGLRSMCECIRGRKATLEELQSVHSEAHALLYGTNPLNRQKLEGSLTSMFVRLPCGGVGVDSDTIWNEVHSSGAARLAVGCVVELSSKVVSGELKNGFAVVRPPGHHAEESTPMGFCYFNSVAIAAKILQQRFRVEKTLILDWDVHHGNGTQQAFYSDPSVLYISVHRYDDGNFFPGSGAPDEVGTGAGVGFNVNVAFTGGLDPPMGDAEYLAAFRTVVMPIAQEFCPEVVLVSAGFDAVEGHPAPLGGYRVSAKCFGYLTKQLMSLAGGRVILALEGGHDLTAICDASEACVSALLGNELEPLPEAVLQQRPNSNAVSSLEKVIQIHSEYWSCFHLISSSVSYSLLEAQKSESEEAETVTAMASLSVGVGQERRTEDEPMDEEPPL, translated from the exons TTGATGTGAGTGCTGCCGTGCCACTTCAAGTGGCTCCCAGCACTCTCCCCATGGACCTGAGGCTTGACCCCCAGTATTCGATCACAGGGCCGGACTCCAGTGCTAGGGAGCAACAGctgcagcaggagctaatatctTTGAAACAGAAACAACAGATCCAGAGGCAGCTCCTTATAGCGGAGTTTCAAAGGCAACATGAACAACTCTCACGACAACACGAAGCCCAGCTTCATGAGCATGTGAAG CAACAACAGGAGCTCCTGGCTATGAAGCATCAGCAAGAGCTTCTTGAACATCAGAGGAAGCTGGAGCAGCATCGCCAAGAGCAGGAGATGGAGAAACAGCAACGAGAGCAGAAGTTGATTCAGTTgaagaacaaagaaaaaggaaaagaaa GCGCGGTGGCGAGCACTGAAGTCAAAATGAAGTTGCAAGAATTTGTGTTGAATAAAAAGAAAGCTCTTGCCCATCGGAGTCTGAATCACTGCATGTCCAGTGACCCTCGTTTCTG GAAGACCCAACACAGCTCCCTGGATCAGAGTCCACCCCCTCAGGGAGGAGTATCCGCCTCGTACCACCATCCAGTCTTGGGAATGTACGACTCCAAAGATGACTTCCCACTAAGAAAAACAG CATCTGAGCCAAACCTTAAACTGCGCTCTCGACTGAAGCAGAAGGTGGCAGAGCGGAGAAGCAGCCCTCTGCTGCGCAGGAAAGACGGCCCAGGCGTTGGAAGCCTGAAAAAGCGCCCCCTAGATGTGTCGG ACTCTGCGTGTAACAGTGCTCCTGGCTCTGGACCTAGTTCTCCTAACAACAGCTCCAGCAACATCAATACTGAAAATGGCATCACTGGGTCTTTGGGCATCCAGGCAGAG GCAGCGCTGGCTCATAGACTGGTGACCAGGGATGGCTCAGTTACCCAGCTCCCACTGTACACCTCGCCTTCTTTACCTAACATCACGTTGGGACTACCTGCCACTGGTACTTCAAAT GGTGGATCGGCACAGGATAATGAACGTCTCTCTTTGCCAGCACTTCAGCAACGTCTTTCTCTGTTTCCTGCTGCTCATCTCACTACTTACCTTGGGTCAGAAGCTGCAAGTTCCCATAATCCTCTCCTTAAACATATGGTCTTACTAGAACAGCCCAATGCACAGAGCCCTTTGGTGTCAG GTTTGGGGGGTCTCCCGCTTCACTCTCAGTCGCTGGTGTCTCCTGATCGCGTCTCCCCCACCATGCACAAATTGCGTCAGCACCGCCCGTTGGGTCGGACTCAGTCGGCTCCTCTCCCGCAGAACTCCCATGCTTTGCAGCACCTGGTCATTCAACAGCAGCACCAGCAATTCCTAGAGAAGCACAAACAACAATTCCAGCAGCAACAGCTGCACCTCAACAAA ATGATTCCTAAAGTAAATGAGGCTCCACGGCAGCATGAGAGCCACCCTGAGGAGACTGAAGAGGAGCTTCGCGAGCACCAAGGGCTTCATGAAGAGCCGTACACAGAGCGTTTGGCTGATCCAGACCGGGTGGTGCATGTGAagcaggagagagaggagagtgagGATGAAGATAGCACACAGGAGTTTGAGCAAAACAAACTGCAGGCTGAACAAGACCTGCTGTTCCGACAG CAAACTTTGTTACTGGAACAGCAACGGATTAATCAGCTGAGGAACTACCAGGCCTCCATGGAGGCTGCTGGCTTAGTGGTCCAATTCAGTGGGCATAGACCTCTGTCAAGGGCGCAGTCTTCACCGGCTTCTGCTTCCTTCCCTATGTCTGTTCAGGAGGCACCCAGCAAGCCCAGATTTACCACAG gcCTTGTGTATGATACATTGATGCAGAAGCACCAGTGTATATGTGGTAACACAAACAGTCACCCTGAACATGCCGGAAGAATTCAAAGCATTTGGTCAAGGCTGCAAGAGACTGGCCTACGTAGTATGTGTGAG TGTATCAGAGGAAGGAAAGCTACCCTTGAGGAATTGCAGAGTGTTCACTCAGAGGCTCACGCATTGCTATACGGTACCAACCCCCTGAACCGTCAGAAACTAGAGG GTTCTTTGACCTCCATGTTCGTGCGTCTCCCATGTGGTGGTGTTGGG GTTGACAGTGATACTATCTGGAATGAAGTCCACTCCTCTGGGGCGGCGCGGCTGGCTGTTGGCTGTGTTGTAGAACTTTCGTCCAAGGTGGTGTCTGGGGAACTGAAG AACGGTTTTGCTGTGGTCCGTCCTCCTGGTCATCATGCAGAGGAGAGTACACCTAT GGGATTCTGTTACTTCAACTCAGTTGCAATAGCAGCCAAGATCCTTCAGCAGAGATTCCGGGTGGAGAAAACTCTGATTTTGGACTGG GATGTGCACCACGGAAACGGTACCCAGCAGGCCTTTTATTCTGATCCCAGTGTCCTCTACATATCAGTCCACCGCTACGACGATGGCAATTTCTTTCCAGGCAGCGGGGCTCCAGATGAG GTTGGCACCGGAGCTGGTGTGGGTTTTAATGTGAACGTTGCCTTTACTGGTGGCCTAGACCCTCCGATGGGAGATGCTGAGTACTTGGCAGCTTTCAG GACAGTGGTGATGCCCATAGCCCAGGAGTTCTGCCCAGAGGTAGTTCTGGTGTCTGCTGGATTTGATGCAGTGGAAGGACACCCAGCTCCACTTGGAGGTTACAGAGTATCAGCCAAGT GTTTTGGGTATCTAACAAAGCAACTCATGAGTTTGGCAGGAGGCCGTGTCATTTTGGCCCTGGAGGGTGGTCATGACCTTACAGCCATATGTGATGCTTCTGAAGCCTGTGTGTCTGCTTTGCTGGGGAATGAG TTGGAGCCGCTTCCCGAGGCAGTGCTGCAGCAAAGACCCAACAGCAATGCTGTAAGCTCCCTGGAGAAGGTCATCCAGATCCACA GTGAGTACTGGTCCTGTTTCCACCTCATTTCCTCATCCGTTTCCTATTCACTTCTTGAGGCACAGAAGTCTGAGAGCGAAGAGGCAGAGACAGTGACTGCAATGGCATCCCTTTCTGTAGGAGTCGGTCAGGAGAGGAG gactGAAGATGAGCCAATGGATGAAGAACCCCCTCTGTAG